The following proteins come from a genomic window of Aquimarina sp. MAR_2010_214:
- a CDS encoding bifunctional precorrin-2 dehydrogenase/sirohydrochlorin ferrochelatase: MKERNNLYPVFLKAANLEILIVGGGNVAEEKLTFLLKSSPDAKVTIVSPMYREGTMKLVNKFGIEMIHKKYHKRFLKGKHIVIATTDVPKVNMQVYKDCRKRSILVNVADNPPYCDFYMGAIVTKGNVKVAISTNGKSPTTAKRLRQFFEEVIPEDIDDLVKNLNEYRKTIKGNFEEKVETLNEFTKGLIGKKEVEK, encoded by the coding sequence ATGAAAGAAAGAAACAATCTATATCCGGTTTTTTTAAAGGCTGCAAACCTTGAAATCTTAATTGTAGGAGGAGGAAATGTAGCCGAAGAAAAACTTACGTTCTTATTAAAATCTAGTCCAGATGCCAAAGTAACCATAGTATCACCAATGTATAGAGAGGGTACAATGAAATTGGTAAATAAATTTGGAATAGAAATGATACATAAAAAATATCACAAACGTTTTCTCAAAGGAAAACACATTGTGATTGCTACTACAGATGTTCCCAAAGTTAATATGCAAGTATATAAAGATTGCAGGAAACGAAGTATATTGGTTAATGTAGCAGACAATCCACCATATTGCGATTTTTATATGGGAGCAATTGTAACCAAAGGCAATGTGAAAGTGGCTATTTCGACTAATGGGAAATCGCCAACGACAGCCAAACGATTACGTCAGTTTTTTGAGGAAGTGATACCTGAGGATATTGATGATTTAGTCAAAAATTTAAACGAATACAGAAAAACAATAAAAGGTAATTTTGAAGAAAAAGTGGAAACACTAAACGAATTTACTAAAGGATTAATAGGAAAAAAAGAAGTTGAAAAATGA